In Paucidesulfovibrio gracilis DSM 16080, a single genomic region encodes these proteins:
- a CDS encoding sulfite exporter TauE/SafE family protein, with protein sequence MTLSIVLSLLATGAAVGFASGLLGVGGCFIMVPVQFWGLKAMGIAPDIAIRIAFGTNLMVVLPTALSGAMAHHKKNAVVWKAGIILGLTGAGGAFIGAWIASILPAKILTVLFGLAVILGGLRMLTAKPPQAAQAPVQRLAPYVLWGIPLGIVSGLIGIGGGVLIIPILVFCLGFQMHQAVGTSTALMIFTAVGGVLSYLVHGWGTPGLPPWSTGYVNWLQFALLAGCSIPMAVVGARAAHLLPAKQLKQVFVLVMFYMGLKMTGVFALLGLPL encoded by the coding sequence ATGACGTTGAGTATCGTCCTGTCGCTGCTCGCGACGGGCGCGGCTGTCGGTTTTGCCTCCGGGCTTCTTGGAGTCGGTGGCTGCTTCATCATGGTTCCGGTCCAGTTTTGGGGCTTGAAGGCAATGGGCATCGCCCCGGACATAGCCATCCGTATCGCTTTCGGCACCAACCTGATGGTGGTTTTGCCCACGGCCCTGAGCGGGGCCATGGCGCATCATAAAAAAAATGCTGTTGTCTGGAAGGCCGGGATCATCCTCGGACTCACAGGAGCGGGCGGCGCCTTTATCGGTGCCTGGATTGCCTCCATCCTGCCGGCCAAAATCCTGACCGTCCTCTTCGGCCTGGCGGTCATCCTGGGCGGTCTGCGCATGCTCACGGCCAAGCCGCCCCAGGCTGCGCAAGCGCCGGTCCAGCGCCTTGCACCGTATGTGCTTTGGGGAATCCCCCTGGGCATTGTGTCCGGATTGATCGGCATCGGCGGCGGCGTGCTGATCATCCCCATCCTGGTATTTTGCCTGGGATTCCAGATGCACCAAGCCGTTGGAACTTCCACGGCCTTGATGATCTTTACCGCGGTGGGCGGCGTTCTCTCCTACCTTGTGCATGGATGGGGAACCCCGGGCCTGCCGCCGTGGTCCACAGGATACGTGAACTGGCTGCAATTCGCGCTGCTGGCCGGTTGCAGCATCCCCATGGCCGTGGTCGGGGCGCGTGCGGCGCACCTCCTGCCGGCAAAACAACTCAAGCAGGTCTTTGTCCTGGTCATGTTCTACATGGGATTAAAGATGACCGGCGTTTTTGCCCTGCTTGGCCTGCCGCTCTAA
- a CDS encoding DUF4079 family protein — protein sequence MLWFHPIFSALVLLLALYVLALGWVRFRVNHLGGRGVFPWKRHVLLGKVVYAAWTLSFLGGAAMVRIHWPAFFLKGAHTMGGFVMLALMGIGLVTGLIMDRQKAKRRALPLLHALVNVLLLATAGYQAWTGWNIVQKVLLH from the coding sequence ATGCTTTGGTTCCATCCCATCTTCTCGGCCCTGGTTCTGCTGCTCGCCCTGTACGTCCTTGCGCTCGGCTGGGTACGTTTTCGCGTCAACCATCTCGGCGGTCGCGGGGTCTTTCCCTGGAAGCGGCACGTCCTGCTCGGCAAAGTCGTCTATGCCGCCTGGACCCTGTCCTTTCTCGGCGGGGCCGCCATGGTCCGCATCCACTGGCCCGCTTTTTTTCTCAAAGGCGCACACACCATGGGCGGATTCGTCATGCTCGCGCTCATGGGGATCGGTCTGGTAACGGGATTGATCATGGACCGCCAAAAGGCCAAACGCCGCGCATTGCCGCTGCTGCACGCCCTGGTCAATGTGCTGCTTCTGGCCACCGCAGGCTACCAGGCCTGGACCGGCTGGAACATCGTGCAAAAAGTGCTGCTGCACTGA
- a CDS encoding DUF47 domain-containing protein produces the protein MSLRLPLFGLLSRKSPMSGLVEHYDKISECINIINDSMECYVTGGTCREMAELADAIAEVEREADAIKRRIRNHLPRQLFMAVEKVTFLNYTNKQDNILDSAEDALQWLAMRPVTIPPDYKGDFIGLLDGVDRSATLLGPALKATIALVEGRSIDREGTKDTYRRVFDSRSRVRDLANELTRKIYNSDMNFKDIYQLIHFVDCLNEMSHNCSSCVDVLRAMIAR, from the coding sequence ATGTCCCTGCGTTTACCCCTTTTCGGACTGCTTTCCCGCAAGTCCCCCATGAGCGGGCTTGTGGAGCACTATGACAAGATCAGTGAGTGCATCAACATCATCAACGACTCCATGGAATGCTACGTCACGGGCGGCACCTGCCGCGAAATGGCGGAATTGGCCGACGCCATCGCCGAGGTGGAGCGCGAGGCCGACGCCATCAAGCGCCGCATCCGCAACCACCTGCCCCGGCAGCTTTTCATGGCTGTGGAAAAGGTCACCTTCCTGAACTACACCAACAAGCAGGACAACATCCTGGACTCGGCCGAAGACGCGCTGCAATGGCTGGCCATGCGGCCGGTGACCATCCCGCCCGATTACAAAGGGGACTTCATCGGCCTGCTGGACGGCGTGGACCGCTCCGCCACCCTGCTCGGCCCCGCGCTCAAGGCCACCATCGCCTTGGTGGAGGGCCGCTCCATCGACCGCGAAGGCACCAAGGACACCTATCGCCGGGTCTTTGACAGCCGTTCCCGCGTGCGGGATCTGGCCAATGAGCTGACCCGGAAGATCTATAACTCCGACATGAACTTCAAGGACATCTACCAGCTGATCCACTTTGTGGACTGCCTCAACGAGATGTCCCACAACTGCTCCAGCTGCGTGGACGTGCTCCGGGCCATGATCGCCCGCTGA
- a CDS encoding amylo-alpha-1,6-glucosidase — protein sequence MEEIIKVAGEYYVLATSSLADDRRRVVKYANTFAVFDRFGDIQPIGLAEQGLYHDGTRFLSCLEFQIEDVRPLLLSSNVTRDNMLVTVDLTNPDIFLQNGGMIPRGSIHVHRSKFLHGGVCHERFHISNYGLEDLQFQVAVKFQADFADIFEVRGERRTKRGTSLPTSQRDRGVTLAYQGLDQLDRRTEIDFSHEPTHMDDHAARFLWSIPARESEDFEITTACHTSEQTQPVWGFDNALETTLDNVRGLFEHECVVHTSNEQFNELMTRSVSDLSMLLTRENGTLYPYAGIPWYSTPFGRDGIITALETLWLNPDVARGVLDYLAQRQATEFNDGQDAEPGKILHEMRFGEMANTGELPYGQYYGSVDATPLFVVLAGRYLRRSGDHHYLHRLWPVIEGCLDWIDSHGDMDGDGFIEYQRRTDFGLTNQGWKDSADSVFHDDGTLATGPIALVEAQAYAFMAKSEAARMAEELGMRKEAMQWHVQAREMKKRFESTFWDKEMGGYVLALDGKNRPCRVKSSNMGHALFAGIVSPDRAKRVTRLLMGREFNSGWGLRTIAKGQPRYNPMSYHNGSVWPHDNALIAQGMAQYGFKEEAAHILGMIFDTSQQVDQHRLPELLCGFERRPGDGPTLYPVACSPQAWAAAATISLLQSCLGISVNGAQRRVYLTKPVLPPFLHIVRIKDLQVGDGSLDLLFERHEHDVSVRIERRRGDVGLTLNK from the coding sequence ATGGAAGAAATCATCAAGGTTGCCGGTGAATACTACGTTCTCGCCACGTCCTCACTAGCCGACGACCGCCGCCGGGTTGTCAAATACGCCAATACCTTTGCCGTATTCGACCGCTTCGGGGACATTCAGCCCATCGGCCTGGCCGAGCAGGGGCTGTACCACGACGGCACCCGCTTTCTCTCCTGCCTGGAATTCCAGATTGAAGACGTACGTCCCCTGCTGCTCAGTTCCAACGTGACCCGCGACAACATGCTCGTTACCGTGGACCTGACCAATCCGGATATTTTTCTGCAAAACGGCGGCATGATTCCACGCGGCTCCATCCATGTGCATCGCAGTAAATTCCTGCACGGCGGGGTTTGCCATGAACGCTTCCACATCAGCAACTACGGGCTGGAGGATCTTCAGTTCCAGGTGGCGGTCAAATTCCAGGCCGATTTTGCGGACATCTTCGAGGTGCGGGGGGAACGGCGCACCAAACGCGGAACCTCCTTGCCCACGTCCCAACGGGACCGGGGCGTAACCCTGGCCTACCAGGGGCTGGACCAGCTGGACCGACGCACGGAGATTGATTTTTCGCACGAGCCAACGCACATGGACGACCATGCGGCGCGCTTCCTCTGGAGCATTCCGGCCCGGGAGAGCGAGGACTTCGAGATCACCACGGCCTGCCATACCTCGGAACAAACCCAGCCGGTCTGGGGCTTCGACAATGCCCTGGAAACCACCCTGGACAACGTACGCGGCCTCTTTGAACACGAATGCGTGGTCCACACGTCCAACGAACAATTCAATGAACTGATGACCCGCTCGGTTTCGGACCTCTCCATGCTTCTGACCCGCGAAAACGGCACGCTCTACCCCTACGCGGGCATCCCGTGGTACTCCACACCGTTCGGGCGGGACGGAATCATCACGGCATTGGAAACCCTGTGGCTGAACCCCGATGTGGCCCGGGGCGTGCTCGACTATCTCGCCCAGCGCCAGGCCACGGAATTCAACGATGGGCAGGATGCGGAACCGGGCAAAATTCTGCATGAAATGCGCTTCGGCGAAATGGCCAACACCGGGGAACTGCCCTATGGACAATACTACGGCAGCGTGGACGCCACCCCCTTGTTCGTGGTCCTGGCCGGGCGATATCTGCGCCGCAGCGGGGACCACCACTATCTGCACCGGCTCTGGCCCGTGATCGAAGGGTGCCTGGACTGGATCGACTCCCACGGCGACATGGACGGCGACGGGTTCATCGAATACCAGCGCCGCACAGACTTCGGGCTGACCAACCAAGGCTGGAAGGATTCCGCAGACAGCGTGTTCCACGATGATGGAACGCTTGCCACCGGTCCCATCGCCCTGGTGGAGGCCCAGGCCTATGCGTTCATGGCCAAAAGCGAAGCAGCGCGCATGGCCGAGGAACTGGGCATGCGCAAGGAGGCCATGCAATGGCACGTTCAGGCCCGGGAAATGAAAAAACGCTTTGAGTCCACGTTTTGGGACAAGGAAATGGGCGGCTACGTACTGGCCCTGGACGGCAAAAACCGGCCCTGCCGGGTCAAATCCTCCAACATGGGCCATGCTTTGTTCGCGGGCATTGTCTCGCCCGACAGGGCCAAACGCGTGACCCGGCTGCTCATGGGACGTGAATTCAACTCGGGATGGGGACTGCGTACCATTGCCAAAGGCCAGCCACGGTACAACCCCATGTCCTACCACAACGGCTCGGTATGGCCGCACGACAACGCCCTCATTGCCCAGGGCATGGCCCAATACGGCTTCAAGGAGGAGGCAGCCCACATCCTGGGGATGATCTTCGACACCAGCCAACAGGTGGACCAGCATCGACTGCCCGAATTGCTCTGCGGGTTTGAACGCCGCCCCGGAGACGGGCCGACCCTGTACCCGGTGGCCTGCTCCCCCCAGGCCTGGGCCGCGGCCGCCACCATCTCGCTGCTGCAATCCTGCCTGGGCATCTCCGTGAACGGCGCCCAGCGCCGGGTTTATCTGACCAAACCCGTACTGCCCCCATTTCTGCACATCGTACGTATCAAAGATCTGCAAGTGGGCGACGGCAGCCTGGACCTGCTCTTTGAGAGGCATGAACACGATGTCTCGGTCCGCATTGAACGGCGGCGCGGTGACGTGGGCCTGACCCTGAACAAATAG
- a CDS encoding cytochrome P460 family protein yields the protein MRSQTRKQALVMSAILLFAAGILAAAASAGQGPDPVQIWSHITETKPYTEWDGWPDHEGMQPGNSPHGVLHRVYVSPQAVSAEAAPVPYGSMVVKENYDAGQTLQALTVMFKVKDFNPDYGDWYWIKYSPEGEVQASGKPGTCVSCHSVVSDNDYIFLHVF from the coding sequence ATGCGCAGTCAAACCAGAAAACAGGCATTGGTCATGTCCGCGATCCTGCTCTTTGCAGCGGGCATCCTCGCGGCGGCGGCCTCGGCCGGACAAGGTCCGGATCCGGTGCAGATCTGGTCGCACATCACGGAGACAAAACCCTACACCGAATGGGACGGCTGGCCCGACCATGAGGGCATGCAGCCCGGCAATTCCCCGCACGGGGTGCTGCACCGGGTCTATGTCAGCCCCCAGGCGGTGTCCGCAGAGGCCGCGCCTGTGCCTTACGGTTCCATGGTGGTCAAGGAAAATTACGACGCCGGCCAGACCCTCCAGGCACTGACCGTCATGTTCAAGGTCAAGGACTTTAATCCGGATTATGGAGACTGGTACTGGATCAAGTATTCCCCGGAAGGCGAAGTCCAGGCTTCCGGCAAGCCCGGAACCTGCGTTTCCTGCCACAGCGTGGTTTCGGACAACGACTACATTTTCCTGCACGTTTTTTAA
- a CDS encoding glycosyltransferase family 4 protein encodes MKIAQVAPLHESVPPKLYGGTERVVHFLTEELVRKGYDVALYASGDSHTSAELRPCCDEALRLDPQCQNTLVHHVLMLERVMQDSREFDIVHFHMDYIHFPLLRRFDLNGLTTFHWRLDLPDFLPFASEYTDLPVSSISLSQRRPLPQMNWVGNVYHGLPRDLLQFHPGPGRYLAFLGRLSPEKGIEEAVDIAIRSKTPLKIAAKINDFERDYYEEVLRPLFRHPLVEFLGEIDETQKNEFLGNASALLFPILWPEPFGLVMIEALACGTPVIAFPQGSVPEVLRHGVSGWLVDDVDSAVDAVGCLGLLSRSRCRAEFDQRFTSSVMADNYVRIYKHLLNSRKESGSRQWKKSSRLPVNTTFSPRPH; translated from the coding sequence ATGAAAATCGCTCAGGTCGCGCCGCTCCATGAGAGCGTGCCGCCCAAACTCTATGGCGGGACCGAGCGCGTGGTACATTTTCTGACCGAGGAACTCGTGCGTAAAGGGTACGATGTGGCTCTGTACGCCAGTGGAGATTCGCACACCAGCGCGGAACTGCGGCCCTGCTGCGATGAAGCGCTGCGCCTGGACCCGCAATGCCAGAATACCCTGGTGCATCACGTGCTCATGCTCGAACGCGTCATGCAGGATTCCAGGGAATTCGATATCGTCCACTTCCACATGGACTACATCCATTTCCCGTTGCTGCGCCGTTTCGACCTCAACGGACTGACCACCTTTCATTGGCGGCTGGATCTGCCTGATTTTCTCCCCTTTGCCAGCGAATACACGGACCTGCCCGTGTCCTCCATTTCGCTTTCCCAGCGGCGGCCCCTGCCGCAGATGAACTGGGTGGGCAACGTCTACCACGGTCTGCCCCGCGACCTGCTGCAATTCCACCCCGGTCCCGGCAGATATCTGGCCTTCCTGGGACGTCTCAGCCCGGAAAAAGGCATTGAGGAAGCCGTGGATATCGCCATTCGTTCCAAAACCCCCTTGAAGATCGCGGCGAAAATCAACGATTTTGAGCGGGACTACTATGAAGAGGTGCTGCGGCCCCTGTTCCGGCACCCCTTGGTGGAATTTCTGGGAGAAATCGACGAGACCCAAAAGAACGAATTTCTCGGCAATGCCTCGGCGTTGCTCTTCCCCATCCTCTGGCCCGAACCATTCGGGTTGGTCATGATTGAAGCCCTGGCCTGCGGCACGCCGGTCATTGCGTTTCCACAAGGCTCGGTTCCCGAGGTGCTGCGCCACGGCGTGAGCGGCTGGCTCGTGGACGACGTGGATTCGGCCGTGGACGCGGTGGGCTGCCTTGGTCTGCTCAGCCGCAGCCGGTGCAGGGCCGAGTTCGACCAACGCTTCACGTCGTCCGTCATGGCCGACAATTACGTGCGCATCTACAAGCACCTGCTCAACAGCCGCAAGGAGTCCGGGAGTCGCCAATGGAAGAAATCATCAAGGTTGCCGGTGAATACTACGTTCTCGCCACGTCCTCACTAG
- the alr gene encoding alanine racemase yields the protein MAIPYNKLRVQVDLNAIRHNYRQLSTGSGNTFAVVKADAYGHGLIPVARALAEEGADTFAVGTVGEAVHLRESGCTGRILSLLGPVDSDDYAALAPQRIIPFVGNWEQLVRLKETAAQNATPESPLEISLKFDTGMARLGFHLEDVPRLLSVLTDAPGLKPVMASSHLATADEPDNWAFAREQGDIFQAVLDALRHGGLDVEGNLANTAGILAHGTLHHQGRRAGIGLYGCNPFAGTEHESLGAELRPAMEVTAPVVEVHPLAKGRSVSYGCTWKAPRDCVVAIVATGYADAYSRGLSNRGSMCLNGTRVPIAGRVCMQLTAVDVTDLAESGHGVQVGDQVHLLGGRGPGKITPEELADWWGTITYEVFCLLGLNPKEYR from the coding sequence ATGGCCATCCCGTACAACAAGCTTCGCGTCCAGGTAGATCTGAATGCCATCCGCCACAATTACCGGCAACTCAGCACCGGCTCGGGCAACACCTTTGCCGTGGTCAAGGCCGATGCCTACGGACACGGATTGATTCCCGTGGCCCGCGCCCTGGCCGAGGAAGGAGCCGACACCTTTGCCGTGGGCACCGTGGGCGAGGCCGTGCACCTGCGCGAAAGCGGCTGCACCGGACGCATTCTCTCCCTGCTTGGTCCCGTGGATTCGGATGATTACGCGGCCCTGGCACCCCAACGGATCATCCCCTTTGTGGGCAATTGGGAGCAGCTGGTCCGGCTCAAGGAAACCGCGGCCCAAAACGCCACACCGGAAAGCCCTCTGGAAATCAGCCTCAAGTTCGACACAGGCATGGCCCGGCTGGGATTCCACCTGGAGGACGTACCCCGGCTGCTTTCGGTGCTCACGGACGCGCCCGGGCTGAAACCGGTCATGGCCAGCTCACACCTGGCCACGGCGGACGAGCCGGACAACTGGGCCTTTGCCCGGGAGCAAGGCGACATTTTTCAAGCCGTGTTGGACGCGCTGCGCCACGGCGGGCTGGACGTGGAAGGCAACCTGGCCAATACCGCCGGGATCCTGGCCCACGGAACCCTGCATCACCAGGGCAGGCGGGCCGGTATCGGGCTGTACGGCTGCAACCCCTTTGCCGGAACCGAGCACGAATCCCTGGGCGCGGAACTGCGCCCGGCCATGGAGGTCACAGCCCCTGTGGTGGAGGTGCACCCCCTGGCCAAGGGACGCAGCGTGAGCTACGGCTGCACCTGGAAGGCGCCCCGAGACTGCGTGGTGGCCATTGTGGCCACGGGGTATGCGGATGCCTATTCCCGGGGCTTATCCAACCGCGGGTCCATGTGCCTGAATGGTACGCGGGTACCCATAGCGGGCCGGGTCTGCATGCAGCTCACGGCAGTGGACGTCACGGATCTGGCCGAGTCCGGCCATGGCGTCCAGGTGGGTGACCAAGTGCATCTTTTGGGTGGACGCGGACCGGGAAAAATCACCCCGGAAGAGCTGGCGGACTGGTGGGGAACCATCACGTACGAGGTCTTCTGTCTGCTCGGACTGAACCCCAAAGAATATCGGTAA
- a CDS encoding HAMP domain-containing sensor histidine kinase: protein MKPRSVFTRMLLWAWAVLAASLLALFLVTTFQTRDSIVLEAEERAARELETVKWLLVQHAPFPDTKSFHDWSTQLGHRMGLRLTFVADGQVLADSMVSYEELDALEDHSMRPEIRKATPSSIASSRRYSDTLDREMLYAATELPPVSGLPRGVLRLAVPFSELRGQLASVFDHALWTMSLALAASGILLLMGTRNVGRSVHAFSEMARDIGNGDFSQRIREVPGREFQPLAEAINAMARRIGRHVDTIEEQGGRLRAMFQGMGEGVLVLDQRGRIDSFNRALERLLPEVAKALAKTPLEAGLPLEVQDAVERMLHQEHGATDDTDTPGERLRILLNDTRHLAVTILSFTGHRGGRKLILVFRDVTAEVEHEHALREFVANASHQLRTPLTSIKGYAETLMDAPPSDPEATARFLGIIQRNADHMDGVLASMLKLARSDRAATSSRNTKVSAREILSAAITDMEPRADSAGMRLSVLLPEDDMMVHAESEGLLHVFHNLLANAVNYGHSGADIEVSARSLPEGWSFAVRDHGPGIPAGLEDKVFERFFRGDPNAIDDRGGAGLGLAICRQIVENYGGRIHAERPEDGKGARFVFTLPHA, encoded by the coding sequence TTGAAACCTCGCTCGGTCTTTACCCGGATGTTGCTCTGGGCTTGGGCGGTTCTTGCAGCGTCCCTGCTGGCCCTGTTCCTGGTCACCACCTTTCAGACACGCGACAGCATCGTGCTGGAGGCCGAAGAACGCGCCGCCAGGGAACTGGAAACCGTGAAATGGCTGCTGGTGCAACATGCGCCGTTTCCCGATACCAAATCATTCCATGACTGGAGCACGCAGCTGGGCCACCGCATGGGCCTGCGTCTGACCTTTGTTGCCGACGGCCAGGTGCTCGCCGATTCCATGGTGTCCTACGAGGAGCTGGACGCCCTGGAAGACCACTCCATGCGTCCGGAAATCCGGAAGGCCACGCCCAGCTCCATAGCCTCCAGCCGCCGGTACAGCGACACCCTGGACCGGGAAATGCTCTACGCCGCCACGGAATTACCCCCTGTGAGCGGACTGCCCAGGGGCGTTCTGCGTCTGGCCGTTCCCTTTTCCGAACTTCGCGGCCAGCTCGCCAGCGTCTTTGACCACGCCTTGTGGACCATGTCGTTGGCACTGGCTGCCAGCGGCATTCTCCTGCTCATGGGGACACGCAACGTGGGTCGGTCGGTCCACGCCTTTTCCGAAATGGCCAGGGACATTGGGAACGGTGATTTTTCCCAGCGCATCCGCGAGGTTCCCGGCCGTGAATTCCAGCCTTTGGCCGAAGCCATCAACGCCATGGCCCGCCGCATCGGCAGGCATGTGGACACCATCGAGGAGCAGGGCGGACGTCTGCGCGCCATGTTCCAGGGCATGGGCGAGGGCGTACTCGTGCTGGATCAGCGCGGACGCATCGACTCGTTCAACCGCGCCCTGGAGCGGCTCCTGCCCGAGGTGGCCAAAGCCCTGGCCAAAACGCCCCTGGAAGCCGGCCTGCCCCTGGAAGTGCAGGACGCTGTGGAGCGCATGCTCCATCAGGAACACGGCGCCACCGACGACACGGACACCCCGGGAGAACGGCTGCGCATTTTGCTGAATGATACTCGCCACTTGGCCGTGACCATTCTTTCCTTTACCGGACACCGGGGCGGACGCAAACTGATCCTGGTCTTCCGGGATGTGACCGCGGAAGTGGAGCATGAACACGCCCTGCGGGAATTCGTTGCCAATGCCTCGCACCAACTGCGCACGCCGCTCACCAGCATCAAGGGCTACGCAGAAACACTCATGGATGCTCCGCCCTCGGACCCCGAGGCAACGGCACGCTTTCTGGGCATCATCCAGCGCAACGCCGACCACATGGACGGCGTGCTCGCCAGCATGCTCAAACTGGCCCGCTCAGACCGCGCCGCCACCTCAAGCCGCAACACCAAGGTCAGCGCCCGAGAAATTCTAAGCGCAGCCATCACGGACATGGAACCGCGAGCCGATAGCGCCGGCATGCGCCTGTCCGTCCTGCTGCCCGAAGACGACATGATGGTGCATGCCGAATCCGAGGGACTGCTGCACGTCTTCCACAATCTGCTCGCCAACGCCGTGAACTACGGCCATTCCGGCGCGGATATCGAGGTCTCGGCCCGATCCCTTCCCGAAGGGTGGTCCTTTGCCGTGCGCGACCACGGTCCCGGCATTCCTGCCGGCCTGGAAGACAAGGTCTTTGAACGCTTTTTTCGTGGCGATCCAAACGCCATTGACGACCGGGGCGGCGCAGGCCTGGGATTGGCCATCTGCCGCCAAATCGTGGAAAATTATGGGGGCCGCATCCACGCGGAGCGCCCTGAAGACGGAAAGGGTGCCCGATTCGTCTTTACCTTACCGCACGCTTGA
- a CDS encoding inorganic phosphate transporter, protein MDLYDLFFYMAIGAGFLMAFNLGANDVANSMASAVGARAITVRQAVFIAGTLNFLGAVVLGSHVTATVSKGIINSAEIGDPKLMMVGMFAALMAAAIWVLISTLTSLPVSSTHSIVGAIMGFGIVAGGPGVVNWLKMGGIVMSWIISPFFAAGISYFIFSHIRKHILYKKHFIEQARRWAPRWVALTAALVIFSFLYKTPVGKGLGLHWSLSLLMTLALSVSVWLVVRALLRHMVIDAEAGAEAVEGVFRKMQVGTSCYVALSQGANDVANAIGPVAAIYLIAKQHVLLPKADVPISILILGGLGIALGITVLGHRVMGTVGEKITTLTNTRGFSVDFGAASTVLVASNMGLPVSTTHAAVGGVVGVGLARGFSAVDFRVLGRIVLYWVLTVPIAAFTSIALFVVMRWLFL, encoded by the coding sequence ATGGACCTCTACGATCTGTTCTTTTACATGGCCATTGGAGCGGGTTTTCTCATGGCCTTCAACCTTGGGGCCAACGATGTAGCCAACAGCATGGCCTCGGCCGTGGGCGCCCGGGCCATCACCGTGCGTCAGGCCGTCTTCATCGCCGGGACGCTCAACTTTCTGGGCGCCGTGGTGCTCGGATCCCACGTGACGGCCACGGTGAGCAAAGGCATTATCAACTCCGCGGAAATAGGTGATCCAAAACTCATGATGGTGGGCATGTTCGCCGCGCTCATGGCCGCGGCCATATGGGTGCTCATATCAACGCTCACCTCGCTCCCGGTCAGCTCCACCCACTCCATTGTGGGGGCCATCATGGGCTTCGGCATCGTGGCGGGCGGACCAGGGGTGGTCAATTGGCTCAAAATGGGCGGCATCGTCATGTCCTGGATCATCTCGCCCTTTTTCGCCGCAGGCATCTCCTACTTCATCTTCTCCCACATCCGAAAACACATCCTTTACAAAAAACACTTCATTGAGCAGGCCCGCCGCTGGGCACCACGCTGGGTGGCACTCACTGCCGCATTGGTGATCTTTTCCTTCCTCTACAAAACCCCCGTGGGCAAAGGGCTTGGACTGCATTGGAGCCTCTCCCTGCTCATGACCCTGGCGCTCTCGGTCTCGGTCTGGCTGGTGGTCCGCGCCCTGCTCCGCCACATGGTCATCGATGCCGAGGCAGGCGCGGAAGCCGTGGAAGGCGTGTTCCGCAAAATGCAGGTGGGAACCTCCTGTTACGTGGCCCTCTCACAGGGCGCCAACGACGTGGCCAACGCCATCGGTCCGGTGGCCGCCATCTACCTCATCGCCAAGCAGCACGTGCTCCTGCCCAAGGCAGACGTCCCCATCAGCATCCTCATCCTTGGCGGGCTGGGCATTGCTCTGGGCATCACCGTGCTGGGCCACCGCGTCATGGGCACCGTGGGTGAAAAAATCACCACGCTGACCAACACCCGCGGTTTTTCCGTGGACTTCGGCGCGGCCAGTACCGTGCTGGTGGCCTCCAACATGGGACTGCCCGTTTCCACCACCCACGCAGCCGTGGGCGGGGTTGTGGGCGTCGGCCTGGCGCGGGGCTTTTCCGCCGTGGACTTCCGGGTGCTCGGCCGCATTGTGCTCTACTGGGTGCTCACCGTACCCATCGCGGCCTTTACCAGCATCGCACTGTTCGTGGTCATGCGCTGGCTCTTCCTGTAG